The Mucilaginibacter rubeus genomic interval GACCGGGTTTAAGCCGCTATCCCAAACAGCAAGCTCATTAAGGCTTTTTATGGCGATGAGTTGTTTTACCTCGGCTGCAGTAAGCTTAACGCCTGCCAACGAAATACTTTTGAGGTATTTTAAACCGGATAGTTCTTTTAACCCCTTCCCGGTAACATCACTGAAGTTGAGATTTAGCCTGCGCAGATTTTCAAACTTGGAGATCGTTTTTAGATCGACATCTTTTACAGGCATCTTATTCAGGTCAAGCGAAACTACCTGCTTTTTAACCGGGCTTAATTCGTCAAGCACTTTAACATTGTAGGTGCTTTTATTGTAGATATTAACCGCCAGTGCCGGTGATTCATTGGCCAACGGATACACCGCGCGGTAATTATTATTGAGCTTTTGGATGTCTTTTTCACTGGCAGCCGAGAAATCATATTCTTCTTCGGTACTTTCAGCGGGTTTTAAGCGGGCAGCGGCTATCATCCGTAAGGAATCGGCAGCTGGCAAGTCAATCACTTTTTTGCTGAAACTGGCTTTGCTTTTTATCCACAGGTAAAGCAGCATTTTTTCATCGTCGGTAAGCTGGGTTTTACCGGTTGGTGGCATGTGTTTCTTTTCGGTCTCGGGCAGGTGTACACGTTGCAGCAAGAGGCTCATGGCCGGGTCGCCGGCTATAAATAGCTTGCCATTTTTACCGCCCTTCATAATGGCCGCCGAATCGGTAAGCATTAAGCCGCCTTTCATTTTATCGGGATTATGGCAGCTCTGGCATTTTACCTCAAATATGGGGCGAATGACATCGTTATATACCAGCGCCTGATCAATAGGCACGGTATTTTTGCTGTTATCCATCACCGGCCCTAAAACAAAATCCTGCCCGTGGGTAAGGTTACCGCCAAGGTGTCCGGCAATAATCAGGCAAAAAACAGTTATTACCGCCCCGGCTTTAGCCAGCCTTACGGTATACTTTGAGGTATGACGAATAAGATATACGCCATAGCCGGCAAAAGCCACGCTTACGCCAAACCATTTATGCCATTGCAAGGTATCGCCCTCATACCCCGGCTCTCTCGAGAGGAACAGGCCCATGATCACTGTTATTGACGACAACAGCGCACCTAAAAGCAGCAGGTAGCTTGTAAAAGTTTGGTACAGTTTTTCATTAATAAACTCTTCCCGGTAACGGAAAAATTCCATCACCATAGCCAGCATCAGTATCACTATCGGAAAGTGCAGGATAAGCGGGTGCATGCGGCCAACCGGTTGCAGCCAGCGCGGCACAACCAGGCTGTCGCCTGCTATGAGTAGTACTATAACGAAAATATTGAGGGCAAACAATGCCCCCTCTGCAATACCTTTATGGCTGCTTTTCATATACGCCGGACTGTATCAGTTAATTAAACCCTTGTGAATTTATAAGGGTACACTTTACCCGATGCCCATTGCGCTACATACAAATTCTCATCATTGTCCACACATACATCATGCGGGTTCAGGAAAATCTTTTCGGCCTGGCTCATGGGTTGTAGTACGCCATCAGTATACACGGGTTCGGTACCGCCAAGGTTTGATACTACTTTATTGTTCTTATCTAAAATGGTGGTAAAGCCGGTATTTTCCTTGCTCAGGTCTGGTGAACGAAGTACGGCTGCATACAAATGATCTCCCTTAATCACCGGGCGACAAACGCATGCTCCCGGCAGTTTGATCACTTCCTGCAGTTTGCCATCCATGCTGAAGCGTTTAAAACAGTTGCGGGTACGGTCAGTGACCAGCAAAGTAGGAGTATCATAACGCCTGTCAATCACAATGCCGTGCGCATTATCCAGGTGCTCGTCACCCTCGCCTTTGCCACCGAAGAAACCTTTCAGCTTACCATCTTTATCGTAATGCGTAACGTATTGCGCACCGTAACCATCGGCAATAAAAATATCGCCATTGCTGTCGATCGTGGTTTCGGTAGGAACAAATTCTTCGGCCTTTTTGTAAACGCCGGTTTCCAGCGGTACATCAATGGTCATTAAAATACGGCCATCAAGTGTGGTTTTATAAACCTGGTGTTTTACGGTATCGGTTATGAACAATACTTCGGTGCCGTTTTCATTAAACAGGGTTAGGCCATGTGCGCCGGGAAAATCGTGACCCCAGGTAGTCAATAATTTGCCCGATTTATTGTAGATAAGTACATTGTTTTTGGTTTCATTGGTAAGCAGTAAAATGCGGCCTTTTGAATCCTGCACCATTTCGTGGCAATCGTTCACCGGGTTTTTCTGCGAATCGGCCTTGCTCCAGTTTTTATCCATGCGGTAGCGCATATTACCATGACCGTAAATTGGCCCGTTATCTTTTGCTAACATGTCTTTAGCTATAAAAAAGCCTGCTGATAAAACTGAAGTGTGCTTGATAAATTCTCTTCTTTCCATACCGTTGATTTTCTGATTGCGTTGATTTGTACCCCTAATATGTCATTGCGAGGAACGAAGCAATCGCGAACTTTACAGGGCGGATTTGCTTAGCTGTTCTGCTTTTTGGGAATTGCTTCGTACCTCGCAATGACGGTTAAATTTATATTTTGCTTATTAATTGCTGTCGCGGGATTGACGTAGCGTATCCCGCGGCAGTCATTTTTTTAAAAGCCCTCTCCCTTTAGCGGAGGGTTTGGGTGGGGCTTACGCTATGATACCCTTCACCACATTGCCCGCCACATCTGTTAGCCTGTACCTCCTGCCCTGGCTTTTAAAAGTCAGTTTTTTATGATCGATACCTAATTGATTTAGAATGGTGGCATGGAAGTCATGAACATGCACCGGATCTTTTACAATGTTATAGCCAAACTCATCTGTTTCGCCGTAAACTATACCGGGTTTGATACCGCCGCCGGCCATCCAGATGCTGAAGCAGCGCGGATGATGATCGCGGCCGTAATTGGCTTTTTCCAGTTTGCCCTGGCTGTAATTGGTGCGGCCGAACTCGCCACCCCAAATAACTAAGGTTTCATCCAACAGGCCTCTTTGTTTTAAATCGGTAACTAATGCTGCCGATGCCTGGTCTACATCTTTGGCTTGTCCGGCCATTTCCTGCGGAAGGTTACTGTGCTGGTCCCAGCCCTGATGGTAGAGCTGCACAAAGCGTACTCCGTTTTCAGATAGCTTACGGGCCAGTAGGCAGTTAGCCGCATAGGTGCCGGGAATGAGACACTCCGGCCCGTACATCTTCACAATATCATCCGACTCCTTGCTTACATCCATAATTTCGGGTACGGCGGTTTGCATGCGGTAAGCCATTTCATACTGTTGCACCTTGGTGTTTATTTCCGGGTCGCCAAACTCTTTGTAGTTCATGTCGTTAAGTTCAGCCAGTTTATCCAGCATTTTGCGGCGCTCGTGGCGGTTTAACCCTTCAGGATCATTCAGGTACAATATTGGGTCTTCGCCGCTGCTGAACTGTACGCCCTGGTGAATAGAATCTAAAAAGCCGTTGCTCCACAGTTTGGAGTAAACCCCCTGTCCGTTTCCTTTTCCCTTAGATAGCAATACCGTAAAGGCAGGTAAATTTTTATTCTCGCTGCCGAGGCCGTAGCTTACCCACGAGCCCATGCTTGGGCGGTTGCCCTGCTGCGCCCCTGTCTGAAAAAAAGTAAGCGCGGGATCATGATTGATGGCATCAGTGTTCAGCGAGCGAATGATGCAAATATCATCAGCAATTTTACCTATATGCGGAAACATGTCGCTGATCCAGGCCCGTGATTCACCGTATTGTTTAAAATCATAAAACGAACCTACCAGTGGAAATGAAGCCTGTTTGGCTGTCATACCGGTGAGAATCTGGTTGCCGCGGACAGATGCCGGTAACTCCTGTCCCATCATTTCGCGCAGTTTGGGCTTATAATCAAATGACTCTAACTGCGATGGTGCCCCATCCTGGAACAGGTAGATTACCCGTTTGGCTTTTGGCGCAAAGTTGGGTATGCCGGGGATAAAATCCGCCTCGGCTTCATCACCTTTTCCGCTAAACAGATCCGGGATGAGCAACGAACCCAATGCCACGCTGCCAATACCCAAACTAAGTCTTGAAAGGAACCTGCGCCTGTTAATGTTAAGCCTGTTTTCTAAAAAATCTTTTTCCATGAGCTCAGGTTTTTGTTATTGCTTCTTCCAGGTTATACATGGTGTCAACCACTTTCATCATGGCTGCCAGCGTTACTTTATCCAGATTGGGCGGTACCGGGTACTCGCCTACAGTCAGTAGTTTTTCAGCATCGGCCTTTTTCATGGTTTTTAACTCATCTGCATAGTATGAAGTTAAAATAGCCAGTTCTTTTTGCTGCGGATGGCGGCTCAGGATAAGCCTGAAAGCTTTTGTGATCTTTTCTGCCGATGTGCTTTTATCCTGCAACAACTTGGCTGCCAAAACCCTTGCACTTTCCAATACGGTCGGGTCGTTGAGCATAACCAAAGCCTGCAATGGCGTATTGGTGCGGAGGCGCTTTACCTCGCACTGGTCGCGGTTACTGGCGTCAAAAATACCCAATGATGCCGGTGGAACCGTACGTTTGATCAAGGTATACATCCCCCTGCGGTACAGGTTAGGGCCATGCACCTGCTTGTAATTTGCCAAAATTCCCCTGCCCGATGTGGCGTTTTCCCACAAACCGGGTGGTTGATAAGGGTTCACACTTGGCCCGCCAATGGTTGGGTTAAGCAAACCACTGCTGGCTAAAACCAAATCGCGAACAAACTCTGCAGGCAAACGACCCCGTGGGCCACGGGCTAATAAGGTATTATCAGGGTCTTCTTTCTGTTTTTCTGGTGTTACAATTGCCGATTGCCGGTAGGTGGCCGACATTACGATCTGTTTTACCAGTCGTTTGATGTTCCAGCCATGATCACGGAAATCAATAGCAAGCCAATCCAGCAGTTCGGGATGCGATGGTAAATCACCCTGCATGCCGAAATCGCCGGAGCTTTTTACAATACCCTTTCCAAAAAACTCCTGCCACATCTGGTTTACAAACACACGTGCGGTAAGCGGATTGTTTTTATTGAACAGCCACTCGGCCAAACCTAAGCGGTTTTTAGGATAGTTATTGGTAAATGGCAGTATCGACTTAGGTGTGCCGGCTTCTACCTGGTCGCCATGAGCATCATAGTTGCCTCGTTTAAGGATATAAGTTGGCCTAACCTTGTCGCTATCGGTCATGATAGATACGATGAGCTTATCCGTATCGCGCTTGTTCACGAAGGTCAGGATCTTTTTAACATCGTCGTTACTGATCTGCATCATCGGATTTTTGGCGTAGGTTTCGGGCCCGCCCACGGTTGATTGCAGGCCAACTTCTTTCACGTTGTTAAAAAAGGCATAAACCTGGTAATATTCTTTTTGCGAAAAAGGATCATATTTATGATCATGACAATGGGCGCATTCAAGCGTAACGCCCAGCATGGCCTTTCCAAATGTATTGGTGCGGTCGGTTACATAGCTTACACGGTATTCCTCATCAATTACGCCCCCCTCTTCGGTTATTTTATGATTGCGGTTAAAGCCGGTGGCCAGCAATTGCTCCTTGGTAGCGTTAGGCAATTGATCGCCGGCCAGCTGCCAGGTAATAAATTTATCGTAAGGGAGGTTTTCGTTGTAAGCATGGATCACCCAGTCGCGCCATGGCCATTGGGTGCGGTAGTTATCATCCTGGTAGCCATGCGAGTCCGCGTAGCGGGCAACATCCAGCCAGTGCAGCGCCATTTTTTCTCCGT includes:
- a CDS encoding c-type cytochrome domain-containing protein, producing MKSSHKGIAEGALFALNIFVIVLLIAGDSLVVPRWLQPVGRMHPLILHFPIVILMLAMVMEFFRYREEFINEKLYQTFTSYLLLLGALLSSITVIMGLFLSREPGYEGDTLQWHKWFGVSVAFAGYGVYLIRHTSKYTVRLAKAGAVITVFCLIIAGHLGGNLTHGQDFVLGPVMDNSKNTVPIDQALVYNDVIRPIFEVKCQSCHNPDKMKGGLMLTDSAAIMKGGKNGKLFIAGDPAMSLLLQRVHLPETEKKHMPPTGKTQLTDDEKMLLYLWIKSKASFSKKVIDLPAADSLRMIAAARLKPAESTEEEYDFSAASEKDIQKLNNNYRAVYPLANESPALAVNIYNKSTYNVKVLDELSPVKKQVVSLDLNKMPVKDVDLKTISKFENLRRLNLNFSDVTGKGLKELSGLKYLKSISLAGVKLTAAEVKQLIAIKSLNELAVWDSGLNPVDLQSLQKQNPKLRLLTGFKDDGKVMKLTSPQLKNASVIFKQSYALQLSNPIKGADIRYTTDGSAPDSIKAISFKPGVVFTQSTVIRARAFKAGWLGSDTVQFNVYKCAYTPDSISFIQYPDNKYKGDGAKTIIDKELGGGNFGNGKWVASQKDLAVIMWFNKPIDLQSVSLNVMRNIGSQIFLPAAVEVWGGADQNHLKLLSTLKTGTPAKTDPFALIPLECKLKSAQQVSCIKLVAQPLKIVPDWHPAKGKPGWVFLDEVFLN
- a CDS encoding 6-bladed beta-propeller; the protein is MERREFIKHTSVLSAGFFIAKDMLAKDNGPIYGHGNMRYRMDKNWSKADSQKNPVNDCHEMVQDSKGRILLLTNETKNNVLIYNKSGKLLTTWGHDFPGAHGLTLFNENGTEVLFITDTVKHQVYKTTLDGRILMTIDVPLETGVYKKAEEFVPTETTIDSNGDIFIADGYGAQYVTHYDKDGKLKGFFGGKGEGDEHLDNAHGIVIDRRYDTPTLLVTDRTRNCFKRFSMDGKLQEVIKLPGACVCRPVIKGDHLYAAVLRSPDLSKENTGFTTILDKNNKVVSNLGGTEPVYTDGVLQPMSQAEKIFLNPHDVCVDNDENLYVAQWASGKVYPYKFTRV
- a CDS encoding DUF1501 domain-containing protein, which gives rise to MEKDFLENRLNINRRRFLSRLSLGIGSVALGSLLIPDLFSGKGDEAEADFIPGIPNFAPKAKRVIYLFQDGAPSQLESFDYKPKLREMMGQELPASVRGNQILTGMTAKQASFPLVGSFYDFKQYGESRAWISDMFPHIGKIADDICIIRSLNTDAINHDPALTFFQTGAQQGNRPSMGSWVSYGLGSENKNLPAFTVLLSKGKGNGQGVYSKLWSNGFLDSIHQGVQFSSGEDPILYLNDPEGLNRHERRKMLDKLAELNDMNYKEFGDPEINTKVQQYEMAYRMQTAVPEIMDVSKESDDIVKMYGPECLIPGTYAANCLLARKLSENGVRFVQLYHQGWDQHSNLPQEMAGQAKDVDQASAALVTDLKQRGLLDETLVIWGGEFGRTNYSQGKLEKANYGRDHHPRCFSIWMAGGGIKPGIVYGETDEFGYNIVKDPVHVHDFHATILNQLGIDHKKLTFKSQGRRYRLTDVAGNVVKGIIA
- a CDS encoding PSD1 and planctomycete cytochrome C domain-containing protein, translating into MYRKLYYVWLTIAICMLYTLYSCHSSGGVAEEQVPDTISYNFNIRPILSDKCFKCHGPDASHREADLRLDIAESAYKALKDNPSSHALVPGEPMQSEVYRRISTKDTTEQMPPASSNLKRLSPYEVELIHKWIKQGAKYEKHWAFVAPHNYPVPQVKNTTWPKNAIDNFVLQKMERANLEPNPEADKERLLKRISLDLTGLPPSIALMDEFLGDKSPNAYEKMVDKLMATPQYGEKMALHWLDVARYADSHGYQDDNYRTQWPWRDWVIHAYNENLPYDKFITWQLAGDQLPNATKEQLLATGFNRNHKITEEGGVIDEEYRVSYVTDRTNTFGKAMLGVTLECAHCHDHKYDPFSQKEYYQVYAFFNNVKEVGLQSTVGGPETYAKNPMMQISNDDVKKILTFVNKRDTDKLIVSIMTDSDKVRPTYILKRGNYDAHGDQVEAGTPKSILPFTNNYPKNRLGLAEWLFNKNNPLTARVFVNQMWQEFFGKGIVKSSGDFGMQGDLPSHPELLDWLAIDFRDHGWNIKRLVKQIVMSATYRQSAIVTPEKQKEDPDNTLLARGPRGRLPAEFVRDLVLASSGLLNPTIGGPSVNPYQPPGLWENATSGRGILANYKQVHGPNLYRRGMYTLIKRTVPPASLGIFDASNRDQCEVKRLRTNTPLQALVMLNDPTVLESARVLAAKLLQDKSTSAEKITKAFRLILSRHPQQKELAILTSYYADELKTMKKADAEKLLTVGEYPVPPNLDKVTLAAMMKVVDTMYNLEEAITKT